Below is a genomic region from Candidatus Krumholzibacteriota bacterium.
GAGGCGCCGTGTTTCTCGCCGCCGGTCTCGACGAAGAGAAGGACCAGTCCTATTTCCTCTACCGCGTGCCGGTCTCGATCCTCGAGCGGACAATCTTTCCCCTCGGCGGGCTTTGCAAGGAGGAGGTCGTCAGGGCGGCCGCGCGGGCCGGCGTCGCGCCGCAGCGCGCCGGGGAGAGCCAGGACGCCTGTTTCGTGCCGGCGGGCGGTCTCCGCGATTTCCTCGCCGGCCGGATCGACGTCGAACCGGGGGAGGTCGTCGACGAGGAGGGACGCGTGCTCGGCCGTCACGACGGGACGGCGCTCTTCACCGTGGGGCAGCGGCGCGGCCTGGGAATCGCGGGGCCGGGGGCGCGCTACGTCAAGGAGATCGATCCGGCGAAGCGGCGGATCGTCCTCGCGCCCGCGAAGGCCCTCGGCGCGCGCCGCGTCCTTTGCCGGTCTCCCCGTCTCCGCACGAGGCGGCTTCTTCCGCCCCTCGAGGCGAAGATACGGTCCCGTCACCGGCCCGCCGACGTCGCCGCCGTCACGATCGTGCGCGGCGGGTTCGTTGTCGAGCTCGCCGAGTTCCAGCGCGCGCCGACGCCGGGGCAGTCGCTCGTCCTGTACCGGGACGGGGTCGTCCTGGGAGGCGGCGTCATCGCGCCGGGGTCGACGCCGTGACCCGCATCGCCGCGGCCGCCGCGATCCTCCTCGCCGTCCTCGCCGGACCGGCGGCGGGGGAGGAGGTCCTGAGGGGGGAGAACGTCGTCGTCCGCTATCCGGCCAACCGGCGGGCGCTCGCAGAGGAGACGGTCCGGATCGTCGTCGCCGAGGCGCCAGGGATCGCCGAGGCGATCGGGCTCGCGCGGCCGGGGGCGATCGTCGTCGACATCGCCGGCGACACCGAACACTACCGCCGCCTCCACCGGGGCATCCTCCCCGAATGGAGCGCCGCCTTCAGCCGAATCGACCGCGGGGAGATCGGGCTCGACGCCTCGCGGCTCGCCGACGGTCCCCGTTCCCTCTCCACGATCCTGCGCCACGAGATCGCCCACGTCCTCTTCGCGCAGCGGACCGGCGGCGCCGCGTGCCCGACCTGGTTTCTCGAGGGGGTGGCGATGCGGCTCTCCCGCGAGTGGGGCTTCGGCGAGCAGCTCCGCCTCGCCCGTCTGCTCTGGCGGTACGAACCGCCGCTCGTGGACGAGCTCGAGGGCCGCTTTC
It encodes:
- the mnmA gene encoding tRNA 2-thiouridine(34) synthase MnmA, yielding MTKSPDDLREAIAAAGGVPEGRGAGVAVGMSGGVDSAAAAWILAGRGYRVVGVTFRFVPRSAPCASNRGQSDDADVLGAAALCRRLGVEHVVEDLAEDFDREVIGRFVDAYRRGETPNPCILCNEKVKFPALARAADRRGLPLVATGHYARTVRFSRGAVFLAAGLDEEKDQSYFLYRVPVSILERTIFPLGGLCKEEVVRAAARAGVAPQRAGESQDACFVPAGGLRDFLAGRIDVEPGEVVDEEGRVLGRHDGTALFTVGQRRGLGIAGPGARYVKEIDPAKRRIVLAPAKALGARRVLCRSPRLRTRRLLPPLEAKIRSRHRPADVAAVTIVRGGFVVELAEFQRAPTPGQSLVLYRDGVVLGGGVIAPGSTP